A stretch of Antennarius striatus isolate MH-2024 chromosome 6, ASM4005453v1, whole genome shotgun sequence DNA encodes these proteins:
- the yif1b gene encoding protein YIF1B isoform X2, giving the protein MDYTASQGGFRQQPKMRLRNTPVDGPGGSQLFEDTSATPPGSHSGFSNQQGPQAAGSPPQSILSDPMSNLAMAYGTSLASQGREIMDKNLNHFIPISKLKYYFAVDTLYVGKKLGLLVFPYMHENWEVNYQQDTPVAPRFDVNAPDLYIPAMGFITYILVAGLALGTQNRFSPELLGVQASSTLVWLIMEVLAVLLSLYLVTVNTDLTTIDLLAFSGYKYVGMIIGVVAGLLFGRLAYYLSLLWCCVAIFVFTIRTLRLKLLSESAAEGRLVRGTRNQLRMYLTMTIAAAQPIFMYWFTYHLVR; this is encoded by the exons ATGGATTACACCGCATCTCAAGGTGGCTTCAGACAGC AGCCTAAAATGCGTCTAAGGAATACACCTGTGGATGGTCCAGGAGGCAGCCAGCTGTTTGAGGACACCAGCGCTACACCTCCTGGATCTCATTCAGGGTTCAG CAACCAACAGGGACCTCAGGCAGCAGGATCCCCTCCCCAGTCCATCCTGTCAGACCCCATGTCGAACCTGGCCATGGCGTACGGCACCTCGTTGGCTTCCCAGGGAAGGGAGATCATGGACAAAAAT CTGAACCACTTCATCCCCATTTCAAAGCTGAAATACTACTTTGCTGTGGACACACTTTATGTGGGGAAGAAGCTGGGTCTGCTAGTTTTCCCTTACATGCACGAG AATTGGGAGGTGAACTACCAGCAGGACACTCCTGTGGCTCCACGCTTTGATGTGAACGCTCCTGATCTCTACATCCCCGCCATGGGCTTCATCACATACATCCTGGTGGCTGGACTTGCCCTCGGCACACAAAACAG GTTTTCCCCGGAGCTGCTGGGAGTTCAGGCCAGCTCAACGTTGGTTTGGCTGATCATGGAAGTCCTGGCGGTCCTGCTTTCTCTCTACCTTGTGACTGTGAACACGGATCTCACCACCATAGACCTGCTGGCCTTCTCTGGATACAAATATGTTGG GATGATCATTGGGGTGGTTGCTGGTCTGCTGTTTGGGAGGCTAGCGTACTACCTGTCTCTTCTGTGGTGCTGCGTCGCCAtctttgtttttact ATCCGCACTCTTCGTCTAAAGCTGTTATCTGAGTCGGCGGCGGAGGGGAGGCTGGTGAGAGGAACCAGAAACCAGCTGCGGATGTATCTCACCATGACCATAGCGGCAGCACAACCCATCTTCATGTACTGGTTCACCTACCACCTGGTCAGATAG
- the si:ch211-136a13.1 gene encoding HHIP-like protein 1 isoform X1 — protein sequence MTPQTSDLHRALHSGLLLPIFLLLLQAWQGCCHPQCLDYKPPFEPQQPLTFCKEYSKFGCCNLDKDEEIAVRFYGIMNNFDHSGYVTCGKYIRSILCQECSPYSAHLYDAEDANTPMRILPGLCGDYCSAYWNQCRYTLSLLLEDLGGPQRFANLTATIEEDRRKFCDFLELKDEEYCYPNVVSNAELNANLGFVSEDPTGCLELCLQEVANGLRNPVAMIHADDGTHRFFVAEQLGYVWVYLANGSRIDRPFLNLTHAVLTSPWAGDERGFLCLGLHPRFTTVRKAYVYYSVSVKREERIRISEFTLSPYDDNQVDHSSERTILEVVEPASNHNGGQLLFGHDGYLYIFIGDGGRAGDPFGKFGNSQNKSTLLGKVLRVDIENNDDGAPYSIPSDNPFLLEKETRPEIYAYGVRNMWRCSIDRGDPVTGRGRGRLFCGDVGQNKFEEVDIILKGGNYGWRAKEGFSCYDRKLCQNSSLDDILPIFAYPHKLGRSVTGGYIYRGCQMPNLNGLYIFGDFMSGRLMSLKENVTTGEWKYTEICMGRDRTCRFPKLINSYYKYIISFAEDEAGELYFLATGAPSAKARAGVIYKIIDPSRRAPPGKCNVKPSPIKIKGKLIHFHPNEEFVINKKPTTTPVPTTTTRKTTTTTKTPPRRKKPIVIIKPPMPTRRPLRRTATTRQTTAARKTPPTSMKATTSSATFQPSTVPTTVRTPTATATTTPTGRPTGAPTYQTSSTDYPPTGATIHSTTKSTARTNIKPTGEAVMRGEATGVQSGYRTTIMTAAFSRIAQTPIVTTPPTRTHGRTPHYPPRTASPPLSSPSPSPSPSKPSRMVLTSAHPEPPGASVTPLPPHWRQKTTSSVFTSQNPTINITLLKIQEDKVRLGEKQEMGGEANQVYKRPRGRGNGHRRGKKLRAGSVRLISADGLSDRGRVEIFIRGQWGTVCDDLFTTKAGSVVCRQLGFKTALAVMKRAVLGEADSAVRILLDDVECEGDERSLLECKRSRVGKHNCSHEEDVGVICG from the exons ATGACCCCACAGACCAGTGACCTGCATCGTGCCCTCCACTCTGGCCTCCTTCTCCCCATATTTCTGTTGCTCCTCCAGGCCTGGCAGGGGTGCTGTCACCCCCAATGTCTGGACTACAAGCCCCCATTTGAGCCTCAGCAGCCACTGACATTCTGTAAAGAATATTCAAAGTTTGGATGCTGCAATCTGGACAAAGATGAGGAGATAGCGGTCCGGTTTTACGGCATCATGAACAACTTTGACCATTCGGGTTATGTCACCTGTGGCAAGTACATACGCAGCATTCTGTGCCAG GAGTGTTCTCCATACTCAGCCCACCTGTACGACGCTGAAGATGCTAACACGCCCATGCGAATACTGCCTGGACTGTGCGGCGATTACTGCTCCGCATACTGGAACCAGTGTCGGTACACACTCAGTCTCCTCTTGGAGGATCTGGGGGGCCCTCAGCGGTTTGCCAACCTGACTGCAACGATAGAAGAAGATCGCAGGAAGTTCTGTGACTTTCTGGAGCTGAAGGACGAAGAGTACTGCTATCCTAATGTAGTTTCAAATGCAG AGCTGAATGCCAATCTGGGCTTTGTCAGCGAGGATCCCACCGGATGTCTGGAGTTGTGTTTGCAGGAGGTTGCAAATGGACTCCGTAACCCTGTGGCCATGATCCACGCAGATGATGGAACGCAtcgattctttgtggcggagcaGCTCGGTTATGTCTGGGTGTATCTGGCCAACGGCTCGCGGATTGACCGACCTTTCCTGAACCTCACTCACGCTGTCCTCACGTCACCGTGGGCTGGAGACGAGAGGGGGTTCCTCTGCCTGGGCCTTCACCCCAG GTTCACCACAGTGAGAAAAGCTTATGTATATTACTCTGTTTCTGtaaagagggaggagagaatccGAATCAGTGAGTTTACATTGTCACCTTATGATGACAACCAAGTGGACCATTCGTCTGAGAG AACTATTCTTGAAGTGGTCGAACCGGCATCCAATCACAACGGAGGACAGCTGCTGTTTGGTCACGACGGGTATCTGTATATTTTCATTGGGGACGGAGGACGAGCCGGAGATCCATTTGGAAAGTTTGGCAACTCACAGAACAA GTCAACGCTCCTGGGGAAGGTGCTGCGTGTTGATATCGAGAACAACGACGATGGCGCTCCGTACAGTATTCCCTCAGACAACCCCTTCTTATTGGAGAAGGAAACACGACCTG AGATTTATGCCTATGGAGTTCGCAACATGTGGCGTTGCTCCATTGACCGAGGCGACCCCGTCACCGGCCGAGGCCGAGGGAGGCTGTTTTGTGGCGATGTAGGCCAAAACAAATTTGAGGAAGTGGACATCATTTTGAAAG GAGGCAACTATGGATGGAGAGCCAAAGAAGGCTTCAGCTGCTATGATCGGAAACTCTGTCAAAACTCTTCACTGG ATGACATTCTACCTATATTTGCCTACCCCCACAAGTTGGGGAGGTCGGTGACGGGAGGCTACATCTACAGAGGCTGTCAGATGCCCAATCTCAATGGACTCTACATCTTTGGGGACTTCATGAGTGG ACGTCTGATGTCCCTTAAAGAGAACGTCACTACTGGTGAATGGAAATACACTGAGATCTGCATGGGGAGAGACCGGACCTGCAGATTCCCCAAACTCATCAACAGTTACTACAAATATATTATCTCGTTTGCTGAGGATGAAGCGG GTGAACTGTATTTCTTAGCCACAGGAGCCCCCAGTGCCAAAGCCAGAGCGGGGGTCATCTATAAGATCATCGACCCTTCCAG GCGAGCGCCGCCAGGTAAATGCAACGTTAAACCTTCACCCATTAAAATCAAGGGAAAACTGATTCACTTTCACCCCAATGAAG AATTTGTGATCAACAAGAAACCGACAACAACACCTGTGCCAACAACAACCACAcgaaaaacaacaaccacaacgaAAACACCTCCACGAAGAAAGAAGCCCATCGTGATCATAAAACCACCAATGCCCACCAGAAGACCCTTAAGAAGAACAGCAACGACAAGACAAACAACAGCGGCGAGGAAAACACCGCCGACATCTATGAAAGCGACAACCTCATCAGCAACATTTCAACCGTCAACCGTACCCACGACTGTCCGGACGCCGACAGCTACTGCCACAACCACACCCACTGGTAGGCCTACTGGTGCACCTACTTACCAAACCAGTTCCACTGATTACCCACCCACTGGGGCCACTATTCACTCAACCACTAAGTCGACCGCTAGGACTAACATTAAACCCACCGGCGAAGCTGTGATGCGAGGAGAAGCCACCGGCGTCCAATCAG GTTATCGCACAACCATCATGACTGCAGCCTTCTCTAGGATTGCTCAAACCCCAATCGTCACCACACCTCCAACCAGGACACATGGGAGAACCCCTCATTATCCTCCTCGTACCGCTTCCCCACCTTTAAGTTCCCCCTCACCTTCCCCATCTCCGTCCAAACCATCCAGGATGGTTCTGACATCTGCACACCCAGAGCCCCCTGGAGCATCCGTCACACCACTGCCGCCACATTGGAGGCAGAAGACGACGTCTTCCGTGTTCACGTCCCAGAATCCAACGATCAACATCACGCTACTTAAGATACAGGAGGACAAAGTGCGGCTTggagagaaacaggaaatgggTGGTGAGGCTAACCAGGTCTATAAGAGGCCCCGAGGAAGAGGTAACGGTCATAGAAGAGGGAAAAAGCTGCGGGCTGGCTCAGTGCGACTTATAAGCGCCGATGGCCTATCAGATCGAGGAAGAGTAGAGATCTTTATCCGCGGCCAGTGGGGGACGGTGTGCGATGACCTTTTCACCACCAAAGCGGGTTCCGTGGTGTGTCGACAGCTCGGCTTCAAGACGGCGCTGGCGGTGATGAAGAGAGCCGTGCTCGGGGAGGCCGACAGCGCCGTCCGGATCCTGCTGGATGACGTGGAGTGTGAGGGCGATGAGAGGTCGCTGCTGGAGTGCAAGAGATCCAGAGTGGGCAAACATAACTGCTCACATGAGGAAGACGTTGGGGTGATCTGTGGTTAG
- the yif1b gene encoding protein YIF1B isoform X1, producing MDYTASQGGFRQRRLQPKMRLRNTPVDGPGGSQLFEDTSATPPGSHSGFSNQQGPQAAGSPPQSILSDPMSNLAMAYGTSLASQGREIMDKNLNHFIPISKLKYYFAVDTLYVGKKLGLLVFPYMHENWEVNYQQDTPVAPRFDVNAPDLYIPAMGFITYILVAGLALGTQNRFSPELLGVQASSTLVWLIMEVLAVLLSLYLVTVNTDLTTIDLLAFSGYKYVGMIIGVVAGLLFGRLAYYLSLLWCCVAIFVFTIRTLRLKLLSESAAEGRLVRGTRNQLRMYLTMTIAAAQPIFMYWFTYHLVR from the exons ATGGATTACACCGCATCTCAAGGTGGCTTCAGACAGCGTAGGTTAC AGCCTAAAATGCGTCTAAGGAATACACCTGTGGATGGTCCAGGAGGCAGCCAGCTGTTTGAGGACACCAGCGCTACACCTCCTGGATCTCATTCAGGGTTCAG CAACCAACAGGGACCTCAGGCAGCAGGATCCCCTCCCCAGTCCATCCTGTCAGACCCCATGTCGAACCTGGCCATGGCGTACGGCACCTCGTTGGCTTCCCAGGGAAGGGAGATCATGGACAAAAAT CTGAACCACTTCATCCCCATTTCAAAGCTGAAATACTACTTTGCTGTGGACACACTTTATGTGGGGAAGAAGCTGGGTCTGCTAGTTTTCCCTTACATGCACGAG AATTGGGAGGTGAACTACCAGCAGGACACTCCTGTGGCTCCACGCTTTGATGTGAACGCTCCTGATCTCTACATCCCCGCCATGGGCTTCATCACATACATCCTGGTGGCTGGACTTGCCCTCGGCACACAAAACAG GTTTTCCCCGGAGCTGCTGGGAGTTCAGGCCAGCTCAACGTTGGTTTGGCTGATCATGGAAGTCCTGGCGGTCCTGCTTTCTCTCTACCTTGTGACTGTGAACACGGATCTCACCACCATAGACCTGCTGGCCTTCTCTGGATACAAATATGTTGG GATGATCATTGGGGTGGTTGCTGGTCTGCTGTTTGGGAGGCTAGCGTACTACCTGTCTCTTCTGTGGTGCTGCGTCGCCAtctttgtttttact ATCCGCACTCTTCGTCTAAAGCTGTTATCTGAGTCGGCGGCGGAGGGGAGGCTGGTGAGAGGAACCAGAAACCAGCTGCGGATGTATCTCACCATGACCATAGCGGCAGCACAACCCATCTTCATGTACTGGTTCACCTACCACCTGGTCAGATAG
- the yif1b gene encoding protein YIF1B isoform X3, with protein MRLRNTPVDGPGGSQLFEDTSATPPGSHSGFSNQQGPQAAGSPPQSILSDPMSNLAMAYGTSLASQGREIMDKNLNHFIPISKLKYYFAVDTLYVGKKLGLLVFPYMHENWEVNYQQDTPVAPRFDVNAPDLYIPAMGFITYILVAGLALGTQNRFSPELLGVQASSTLVWLIMEVLAVLLSLYLVTVNTDLTTIDLLAFSGYKYVGMIIGVVAGLLFGRLAYYLSLLWCCVAIFVFTIRTLRLKLLSESAAEGRLVRGTRNQLRMYLTMTIAAAQPIFMYWFTYHLVR; from the exons ATGCGTCTAAGGAATACACCTGTGGATGGTCCAGGAGGCAGCCAGCTGTTTGAGGACACCAGCGCTACACCTCCTGGATCTCATTCAGGGTTCAG CAACCAACAGGGACCTCAGGCAGCAGGATCCCCTCCCCAGTCCATCCTGTCAGACCCCATGTCGAACCTGGCCATGGCGTACGGCACCTCGTTGGCTTCCCAGGGAAGGGAGATCATGGACAAAAAT CTGAACCACTTCATCCCCATTTCAAAGCTGAAATACTACTTTGCTGTGGACACACTTTATGTGGGGAAGAAGCTGGGTCTGCTAGTTTTCCCTTACATGCACGAG AATTGGGAGGTGAACTACCAGCAGGACACTCCTGTGGCTCCACGCTTTGATGTGAACGCTCCTGATCTCTACATCCCCGCCATGGGCTTCATCACATACATCCTGGTGGCTGGACTTGCCCTCGGCACACAAAACAG GTTTTCCCCGGAGCTGCTGGGAGTTCAGGCCAGCTCAACGTTGGTTTGGCTGATCATGGAAGTCCTGGCGGTCCTGCTTTCTCTCTACCTTGTGACTGTGAACACGGATCTCACCACCATAGACCTGCTGGCCTTCTCTGGATACAAATATGTTGG GATGATCATTGGGGTGGTTGCTGGTCTGCTGTTTGGGAGGCTAGCGTACTACCTGTCTCTTCTGTGGTGCTGCGTCGCCAtctttgtttttact ATCCGCACTCTTCGTCTAAAGCTGTTATCTGAGTCGGCGGCGGAGGGGAGGCTGGTGAGAGGAACCAGAAACCAGCTGCGGATGTATCTCACCATGACCATAGCGGCAGCACAACCCATCTTCATGTACTGGTTCACCTACCACCTGGTCAGATAG
- the si:ch211-136a13.1 gene encoding HHIP-like protein 1 isoform X2, translating to MTPQTSDLHRALHSGLLLPIFLLLLQAWQGCCHPQCLDYKPPFEPQQPLTFCKEYSKFGCCNLDKDEEIAVRFYGIMNNFDHSGYVTCGKYIRSILCQECSPYSAHLYDAEDANTPMRILPGLCGDYCSAYWNQCRYTLSLLLEDLGGPQRFANLTATIEEDRRKFCDFLELKDEEYCYPNVVSNAELNANLGFVSEDPTGCLELCLQEVANGLRNPVAMIHADDGTHRFFVAEQLGYVWVYLANGSRIDRPFLNLTHAVLTSPWAGDERGFLCLGLHPRFTTVRKAYVYYSVSVKREERIRISEFTLSPYDDNQVDHSSERTILEVVEPASNHNGGQLLFGHDGYLYIFIGDGGRAGDPFGKFGNSQNKSTLLGKVLRVDIENNDDGAPYSIPSDNPFLLEKETRPEIYAYGVRNMWRCSIDRGDPVTGRGRGRLFCGDVGQNKFEEVDIILKGGNYGWRAKEGFSCYDRKLCQNSSLDDILPIFAYPHKLGRSVTGGYIYRGCQMPNLNGLYIFGDFMSGRLMSLKENVTTGEWKYTEICMGRDRTCRFPKLINSYYKYIISFAEDEAGELYFLATGAPSAKARAGVIYKIIDPSRRAPPGKCNVKPSPIKIKGKLIHFHPNEEFVINKKPTTTPVPTTTTRKTTTTTKTPPRRKKPIVIIKPPMPTRRPLRRTATTRQTTAARKTPPTSMKATTSSATFQPSTVPTTVRTPTATATTTPTGYRTTIMTAAFSRIAQTPIVTTPPTRTHGRTPHYPPRTASPPLSSPSPSPSPSKPSRMVLTSAHPEPPGASVTPLPPHWRQKTTSSVFTSQNPTINITLLKIQEDKVRLGEKQEMGGEANQVYKRPRGRGNGHRRGKKLRAGSVRLISADGLSDRGRVEIFIRGQWGTVCDDLFTTKAGSVVCRQLGFKTALAVMKRAVLGEADSAVRILLDDVECEGDERSLLECKRSRVGKHNCSHEEDVGVICG from the exons ATGACCCCACAGACCAGTGACCTGCATCGTGCCCTCCACTCTGGCCTCCTTCTCCCCATATTTCTGTTGCTCCTCCAGGCCTGGCAGGGGTGCTGTCACCCCCAATGTCTGGACTACAAGCCCCCATTTGAGCCTCAGCAGCCACTGACATTCTGTAAAGAATATTCAAAGTTTGGATGCTGCAATCTGGACAAAGATGAGGAGATAGCGGTCCGGTTTTACGGCATCATGAACAACTTTGACCATTCGGGTTATGTCACCTGTGGCAAGTACATACGCAGCATTCTGTGCCAG GAGTGTTCTCCATACTCAGCCCACCTGTACGACGCTGAAGATGCTAACACGCCCATGCGAATACTGCCTGGACTGTGCGGCGATTACTGCTCCGCATACTGGAACCAGTGTCGGTACACACTCAGTCTCCTCTTGGAGGATCTGGGGGGCCCTCAGCGGTTTGCCAACCTGACTGCAACGATAGAAGAAGATCGCAGGAAGTTCTGTGACTTTCTGGAGCTGAAGGACGAAGAGTACTGCTATCCTAATGTAGTTTCAAATGCAG AGCTGAATGCCAATCTGGGCTTTGTCAGCGAGGATCCCACCGGATGTCTGGAGTTGTGTTTGCAGGAGGTTGCAAATGGACTCCGTAACCCTGTGGCCATGATCCACGCAGATGATGGAACGCAtcgattctttgtggcggagcaGCTCGGTTATGTCTGGGTGTATCTGGCCAACGGCTCGCGGATTGACCGACCTTTCCTGAACCTCACTCACGCTGTCCTCACGTCACCGTGGGCTGGAGACGAGAGGGGGTTCCTCTGCCTGGGCCTTCACCCCAG GTTCACCACAGTGAGAAAAGCTTATGTATATTACTCTGTTTCTGtaaagagggaggagagaatccGAATCAGTGAGTTTACATTGTCACCTTATGATGACAACCAAGTGGACCATTCGTCTGAGAG AACTATTCTTGAAGTGGTCGAACCGGCATCCAATCACAACGGAGGACAGCTGCTGTTTGGTCACGACGGGTATCTGTATATTTTCATTGGGGACGGAGGACGAGCCGGAGATCCATTTGGAAAGTTTGGCAACTCACAGAACAA GTCAACGCTCCTGGGGAAGGTGCTGCGTGTTGATATCGAGAACAACGACGATGGCGCTCCGTACAGTATTCCCTCAGACAACCCCTTCTTATTGGAGAAGGAAACACGACCTG AGATTTATGCCTATGGAGTTCGCAACATGTGGCGTTGCTCCATTGACCGAGGCGACCCCGTCACCGGCCGAGGCCGAGGGAGGCTGTTTTGTGGCGATGTAGGCCAAAACAAATTTGAGGAAGTGGACATCATTTTGAAAG GAGGCAACTATGGATGGAGAGCCAAAGAAGGCTTCAGCTGCTATGATCGGAAACTCTGTCAAAACTCTTCACTGG ATGACATTCTACCTATATTTGCCTACCCCCACAAGTTGGGGAGGTCGGTGACGGGAGGCTACATCTACAGAGGCTGTCAGATGCCCAATCTCAATGGACTCTACATCTTTGGGGACTTCATGAGTGG ACGTCTGATGTCCCTTAAAGAGAACGTCACTACTGGTGAATGGAAATACACTGAGATCTGCATGGGGAGAGACCGGACCTGCAGATTCCCCAAACTCATCAACAGTTACTACAAATATATTATCTCGTTTGCTGAGGATGAAGCGG GTGAACTGTATTTCTTAGCCACAGGAGCCCCCAGTGCCAAAGCCAGAGCGGGGGTCATCTATAAGATCATCGACCCTTCCAG GCGAGCGCCGCCAGGTAAATGCAACGTTAAACCTTCACCCATTAAAATCAAGGGAAAACTGATTCACTTTCACCCCAATGAAG AATTTGTGATCAACAAGAAACCGACAACAACACCTGTGCCAACAACAACCACAcgaaaaacaacaaccacaacgaAAACACCTCCACGAAGAAAGAAGCCCATCGTGATCATAAAACCACCAATGCCCACCAGAAGACCCTTAAGAAGAACAGCAACGACAAGACAAACAACAGCGGCGAGGAAAACACCGCCGACATCTATGAAAGCGACAACCTCATCAGCAACATTTCAACCGTCAACCGTACCCACGACTGTCCGGACGCCGACAGCTACTGCCACAACCACACCCACTG GTTATCGCACAACCATCATGACTGCAGCCTTCTCTAGGATTGCTCAAACCCCAATCGTCACCACACCTCCAACCAGGACACATGGGAGAACCCCTCATTATCCTCCTCGTACCGCTTCCCCACCTTTAAGTTCCCCCTCACCTTCCCCATCTCCGTCCAAACCATCCAGGATGGTTCTGACATCTGCACACCCAGAGCCCCCTGGAGCATCCGTCACACCACTGCCGCCACATTGGAGGCAGAAGACGACGTCTTCCGTGTTCACGTCCCAGAATCCAACGATCAACATCACGCTACTTAAGATACAGGAGGACAAAGTGCGGCTTggagagaaacaggaaatgggTGGTGAGGCTAACCAGGTCTATAAGAGGCCCCGAGGAAGAGGTAACGGTCATAGAAGAGGGAAAAAGCTGCGGGCTGGCTCAGTGCGACTTATAAGCGCCGATGGCCTATCAGATCGAGGAAGAGTAGAGATCTTTATCCGCGGCCAGTGGGGGACGGTGTGCGATGACCTTTTCACCACCAAAGCGGGTTCCGTGGTGTGTCGACAGCTCGGCTTCAAGACGGCGCTGGCGGTGATGAAGAGAGCCGTGCTCGGGGAGGCCGACAGCGCCGTCCGGATCCTGCTGGATGACGTGGAGTGTGAGGGCGATGAGAGGTCGCTGCTGGAGTGCAAGAGATCCAGAGTGGGCAAACATAACTGCTCACATGAGGAAGACGTTGGGGTGATCTGTGGTTAG
- the LOC137596368 gene encoding uncharacterized protein C14orf132 has translation MDAGIMDFSMVAAQHFPAVSGAFMDSPYNGNTSLQTSTSNLNAGYSRPSEAEDDGKVSSDTIWLWIAVLATIGNIVVVAVVCACAF, from the exons ATGGATGCAGGGATAATGGATTTTTCAATGGTAGCAGCACAG CATTTCCCGGCTGTGAGTGGAGCCTTCATGGATTCCCCCTACAACGGCAACACGTCGCTGCAGACGTCGACTTCCAACCTCAACGCCGGCTACTCTCGACCTTCAGAAgcggaggatgatgggaaagtGTCCAGTGACACCATCTGGCTGTGGATCGCTGTGCTGGCGACCATTGGGAACATAGTGGTGGTGGCTGTGGTTTGCGCCTGTGCCTTCTGA